CCTTCGCCCCTTCTCGCCCGTTCTTTGGCTTGTGGTGTACGCGGCAGGATGATCCAGCGCGAGCGAAAAGCGAGAAGAAGCTCTGCTTCCCCACATTCGGGTGATGATTATATTCTGCCTATCGAGCCTTGTGTCATGCGCACGAACTCCTTCAAAGTTCCCCCTCAGTccgtccgcgtgtgtgtgaaggtgaaggcaaaaaaaaggttgcgtgtatgtgtacgtTCCAATGAAAACATAAAGGTTATTATCAGTCCTAGCTGATGCTGTGTTTGCGCTCGGTAAGCTGGCTGAGTGCTGGCTGCTGCTCCACTGtgttggagagagagagagagagcgagcgtgtgtgtagtTCCAACCGAGtgttcatcatcatccgaTAAGACCCAGTCGGCCCTGCCGGACTGGATCTTGCGCTGCGCCCGCTGGAACTGCGAAGTACTGAGTACGTCTGCAAAGGTCTGCACACCCTGGACGATCGATGGTCGGTGTCTCCTCAGACAGGAAGCGCCATCGCACAAGCGCATCTACGCGTCTTCGCGGCCGCACTATCTATCCGCGGCTTATTATCTATCTGGTGCGCGCCACCGCATGGTACAGGCCCGAAGACGTTTGCTAGCAAAAGGGCCCACACTAAGCCATGTAGGGCAAGGGGAGGAGTGTTCGCGCAGGCTTTATCCTTTATCAGCGAGACTTATCGCGCGGCTCCACAGAACATTCCCGGGAGCGCATCCTCATACACACAAGCGCGCCCCGCACTCGTTCGCTTGGATAAGCCACTTCGAATTGGTTGCGCTGGTAGGCACTTTACTAGATCCAAGATTGTTTGAATTGagcatgggtgtgtgtgtgtgtgtgtgtgtgtgtgcgcacataCCCGATATTTCCCGAGACCGTTTATCGGCAGCCACTTGACAAAAACCCAATTCAGCGAGCGGTATCTCCGTGGGCTGAAATAGGGATTAGCGCAATACATTCTATCGTTGCGCACTGCAACAAGCTACTTAGGAGGCCGACTAGGAGGGAGTGGGAGAGGGGATGGGGGGTTTGGGGGTTACATTGGAAAAGCAGGAGAAGGGGCAGCCCCACATTCACACCGCAAACCGACCCGGGGTTCTCATTAGCGCGAGCGGAGCCTTGTTGGTGGTGCGAGTTGATAATAAACCACCGTTGATCGAATTGGCCGTCGGTTAGGCGGAGggtagggggagggggaggggggaggagtACAGGATCGGAACTGACCAGCAATCAGTCGATAGACAAACAAACTGTGATCGTTTCCCCGCATTCACAGGAATAGAACGTCACTGTGTTTGCTGCTGTCTGCGTTGCCGCCGGAAAGAAAGCGCACGGGCTGAGACTATCCTCTGCCATGTGAGTGGCGGTTCGGATcgtcctccctcccccccccccccttccctctTCTCGCATCTTACGCTCCCCGTGGTTGCtgctctttttttgcattttatggAAGAAAATGAGATCAGAAGATGTGCGAGTGCGGCCTAACCTTTGCCATCGGGAGGAACAATATTTATGATATTGAGCGCGAGTATATTGAGCCCGAGAAGCGAGCGGAGCGAGCGCTTGCGCAAAAGCTATCTGCGTGTGTTTTGCGTGGCAAAGGACCAGTGGTGGGGCGGGGGGATAGCAGGGGAGGTTGGGTGCATGCATGCAGGCATGCAAAGCGCACACCGTCCACCGCTGGTTTCAGGATGAGAAATGATTGATATTAGAAATCTGTAAACAGTAAACAGCGAACCTTATCATCCGAGGGCTTATCTCCGGGGCTCCGAGGATAAACCAACACGTCCTGCTCGGCCCCGTGCAGTTAGACACCGTCTACTTTCCTATTCCAACTATTGgaaggtacacacacacacacacacacactagtggtgggagctcggaatcggacctacccgattctgattccgtgttcggaatcaatttcggagccgattcggatgccgattccggagttgaacCCGGGGCCGATACCGGAGTTGGTtgcggagccgattccggagttggttccggagccgattccggaggtGGCTGcaaagccgattccggagtcgactccggaatcgattccgggatcggctccggaatcgattctaggatcgaaatcggctccagaatcgtctccgaaatcggaatcgacctggaaatcgcaatttgctccggtaacggaatcaggctTGACTTCAGAAATGGAGTTAGCTCCAGAATGAGAAttagtttttgaattgaaataagaagtggGGGAAGCGAAATAATTTTGGGAATCTCCATGTGAATAGatcatttacaagtaaattttgattctttgccgaTATCAacacgtagcatcattggacccaaacgcctattcctatgaagatgccgaaaccgactccgtttcgaGCTCAATTTTGATTTCGGAGTCAATTCGTATATcggagccgattttgattccagttccaattccggaaccgattccgattccggagcagaTTCCAatttcggagtcaattccgaaTCCGAAACcagttccggagccgattccggaaccaattccggagccgattccggaaccaattccggagccgattccggaaccaattccgaagccgattctggaaccaattccggagacaattccggaaccaattccggagccgattccggcaCCAAaaccgaagccgattccgtaATCGATTCCgtaaactgattccggacctactatccggaatcgattccaaaaaaCTTcagagctagccggaatctattccgacgaaatcttcatttttccaatCACTAACACACTTCTAACTACGTTAttcaccccccccctcgcAATCCCCAGCACCTTCGCTTACCTGGCGCAGATTTGCCGGCCGATCCAACGATGGCCCTGCCTGCGGTCGCTTTTCGCCTGTCCGCGTCGGCGATCGGCGTCGATTGGGCCGAGTCGTTCAGCAGCTTCAGCCCGACACTGTCGTAGTAGCTCCACAGCTTGTCCCGCTCGTCGACCGACGAGGATTGGGAGGTGGTGTGGGGCGAGACGGTCGCTTCGCGGGTCGCCAGCGGTAGGTCCGGTTCGCGGTGCGACGTCTGCCCCTCCTGCAGCCCGGGCGACAGTTGCTCCGGTGGCGGGTTCGTTGCTTGCGGCCGCTGCGGTGACATCGGCGTCTGTACCGCGCCCGCACCGGACGGGTCCCGCAGGTCGCGGCTGGCCGCCATCGTCAGCTCCACCGGGCTGAGCCGCTCGGGCAGCTGCTCGTCGTCCGAGTCGGGCGCGATGCGCTTCCGGTTGTGCGGTGCCATGTACTGCGATCGTACGCTTAGGCGGGGCGGCGTGGCGGCGGCCGCCTGGTCGGACGCGATCGCCTCGTAGCCGAGGTAGCTGGCGGCCGACCGGTGGTGGCCGGTCTGTTGCTGCTCCTTGCCGAGATTGCGCAGCATCGCCACCACCGGGATCAGGTCGAGATGTTCGGCGGCGGCCACCACGTTCTCCAGATCGCCGTCGAAGATGGTCGCCTCGCCGTAGTAGAGGAACTGCATGATGATGCGCATCACGTGCGGTGAGACATCTTTCAGCACCACTAGAGGTAAGAGACCAATTTCAGACATCAGAGAGACATAAAGAGAGAGCGGACATCAGAAGCCGTGGTTCCAAGTGGTCGCAACTTGCCGGACACGTGGCCCTACGAGCCCTAATCAGTAACACAATGTGGCACCAACATGCAGGTATGTATATCGAAACACAATCGGTCTATATTCGCCctaccccctcctccccgcaagcacgcacccgCGCGTGATATCGAAGAATGATAAATCTGTTTAGCAGTAATCCCGCGGGGACACACTTCATTTCGCTGATATCAGTTTAATATACGTATGATAGCCGGTGGTCCGCTTCAAATGCACGCAGCACTCCACCCGGCCTGGTAACGCCTGGGACGGGCGAGGGGGCGGCCCAGGGAAGCGAATGAAATGATAATGCTGCTCTTCACATGCTTTGCCCACCCTTTCGGGGACCCGGGCGTTACCGATGTCCTCAGGATAGTTGTCCTACAGCCCGGGAGTGCCTGCCGAACGCTTGATAACTTCTGTTACCCAATTGATGCCGATACACACGGCGTTTGCCTTGCCTCGGGTTTTGGTTCGGTCGCCTCAGCCGTTTATCAAAGTGTGAACCTTACCAGCGATATCAGCCAATTTATCTACACACTTCGGAGCCTTTATCTCAAAGGCTAAGGCGATAATTTGTACAATTGAACCATCGCAACAAGTGTACAAagatacgcacacacacacacacacacacagacacgaaaTTTGAGAAGGGCTCAGGGAAGTTACCTTTCCCCTCGCTTTTCCCCAGGAGCCCTGAGAAAATGCGTCTCCCTGCACCCCGTATCAGGCGCTTTCGGGACGGCGGGGCGGCGCAGCAACTATATTTATGCGTGTACAACACGATAAGTAACACGACAGGCGCATCGGGCAGAGCGAGCGGGCGCGCGTATCATTTGCCTCGAAAGAAGACATGATAATCTATCTGTGAATGATTTGTAATGGAAGATGTTTTCCCGTGTATCGGCCGCACACACATTGGGCGTTACAGATAGGCGCGCCTGGTTCGCGCAATTCACGGCTGTTTTGGGTAGGAAGATATAGGAATAGGATAGATAGGACGGTGCGCCGGCAGCCCGAAGGTACGTACCGTGTGCGCTAGGATATGCGTCAGTGTTTGCCGCAGTTGTGCATTGAAGTTGTGCAGCGCTCAAAGCTGTTACTTGAGGTGACAACTTTAGCTGCAAACTGCACAAAGATCAGCCACAATTGTTCAACATATGACGCATGGTGAACGACGGCAGCTCGCGCCAACGATGGTTGACGATCGTTTGGTCCTAGACGTACCGTGGCCAGATGTGAGCTTAGCTCTTTGTGACTAATCGGTTTGCACATCGGTAAGATATTTATTGATACGCATGATGCGCTCCTCATATGAGAGATTAAAATCAAAGCCAAATAGTTTACTCGAGAGAAAGCCAATTGCTAAATTCCTAAATGAAGATGCTCTAAAAATACATATTCTATGGATGCTTCCAAAATTTCCCAATTCTTCTGGAAAGCTTTACAAGTCATTTAGATGCGATAGTTCCAACAGCGCTTCATCATTGATATTATGCATTTCTTACACTGAATTTCCAGGTTCAGAATCAACTTAAAAGCATTCGAATGAATTTCAACCACACGTGAGCGTCCAGTAAGCGACACTTTTGAATTTTCCAGCTCTGCATTTTTCATTGGAACCTCCTTTGCAACTGTGAATCTACGCAACTGTGATTTACAGCATAGTACTACAATGTGACTGctctgtacgtgtgtgtgcatgtgtgtgtgtgtaattgttCGAAGTACTGGTTCAAACACTTTCGCACAAGTGCGAACGTGTGGTATCCGTTTCTGCAAATTGACTGTTGGCCCGCACCAAATGGCTTCACAACGTTATTAAACTTCACGCAATTAAACTTCACAATGTTgcaactttaaaaaaaaaaacacttaccagttgtgtttgtttcattttgggagaaaattttatgaaaataaggGCTCACGCTGGCCAGTAGAAACCGGTGCGCCCGGAACAGCTCGCCCTCGCACACGATCGTGCAGTCCTCGTACGCGTGGAGGTGCAGAATATCTTTCACCGTACCGTACAGCTCTTCGAAATGTTTCTTCCACAACACTTGCTGCATGTTGAAGGAAGTGACACTGTTTtccacgaacagaaaaaaacaacaaaactagCTGCCCGCAACCGAACACTAGGTGCCGGTGATAACCGTCCAGTCCGGTTGAAAACTTGTACGAAACTGAACGGTCCGCGTTTAAACGCATAATAACACTTGCTCGTACTAATACGGGTATGGGTgagggaaggttttttttagtaCAGACAGCGCAACTGTGATTGGGCCGGCAAACGGCAGGCGTGTCGCACCCGCTCTGATCTGTCACTTTGACAGCAcgggctgctgttgttgtgacATATGCATGGGTATACAAGCGTGAACAACATTTATTGGCAATGTAGGAGCGCCATTTTCATCCAATTCGCTCCATGTTGTaaggaaaaattaaatttattcaaatgtaATTGAAGGTAGCACAGTGGTTGAGGATTGTTAGGACCAAATTTCTGGGTACAAAATTTTTAATACCGATTTCGCCCATAGTACCGTCCCCGCAATGTGACTGTAGCGTACACGCTTAATGGCATCTGTCAACGGCACCATAACAATCCGCATGTCAAAACAAAAGGCACAATCAGCTTGGCGAGCATATCATATGCATATCAGCATAACAACTTGACAATGCAGTCATCATTTCGCACCAATGAAATTTACAACATTGTACAACTGCATCGATAATTTTGCATGCAATCAATATTGAAATGGTGTAGCTGCGAAACATTACATCAAAATGTAGTTCAAATTAGAACTACCGAAACTGCTCagtacttttattttactaaaATGATGCTTGATCATAAGCCATACGGCACTTTTGGATCGTTCATTCTCATCAGAAAAAACAGTTGCACACTGATTCGTGcacttttaattttgaaatctAGTTAACACAAAGTTACCATTAACCTCAATGTGCATATTTTTTCAAGAGTAACGATGCAACGCTCACAAACGCATCTGCATAGTTATGACTAAGAATAGTTCTGAATTTTCACCATTATTTTTTActatagggtaactgtaccagttttcggcaggctagtgcagcagtttcacaaaaattgctcacacatcaatattttccattatttttcttgaaagtgttgttattctggttgatcaactatcatagtatgttacaatatttttttatttgccggttcaaatccctttttcataaatattcgtgaaaattcaaacattgattttgctcctattttcggcaggctgtgttcctattttcggcagcgcgaatacgggtcagaaaatgtttgtatcaatgtgaatatgtacaaacaaatgtttaaagcaatttaacactcttactttcctaagattggtgttaaaaagcactttaattattaattttatgttgcttattttggcccgttttgacagccattttgatgcgacgtttaaacagagcagcccttgacagtttgatggttatagcgtacggtgcgaactggcttataaatatttatttttctcttaagttagtgcattttttgtcgtaaaattggtgatatttggtacaagaaaggtcatattatgtgtcgacatacgcattgtagtgttctgatcaatttttaaagaaatattcagccaaatccaaggtgtgttattgttccgagtttcggcaggagcccacaacattgagctgtcaaaaatgaacacttactgtgtacctattttcggcagcatttaaagtgaaaaataacctgtttatcatgattttaaaattccgaacaagttagaataaattaaataagcataaaatctttaatatacaccactttttgattgttttactgttctgattctcttaatcacaaaacctgccgaacgattggctgacagcaaagctgccgaaaaaaaaaacacaatttatttgatattttggaaaatacgtaatgaaatggtgtgaaacttcgtacagtggagcgccgtttatccgggcttctcggaaCTTGACCTCgaccggataagcgaataacacggataatgagtcaaatgatatattttatcaccaatttctgattagttctttaaaaaaattctactttttgataaaaataacccagtttttattaacttcatgttttttccatgagaatatttgaaatttgccatgaattatagtgtttttgttatgataatgtgctcttataaccgcttttttaaacatcctcctcataacgcaatgtcacctttgtattgaactgtcatttctcaacagcacggataaacggaaagccggataaaaggtacccggataaacggcgctccactgtatgtgaatatcaaataagtacactttcactacaaaattgtattttgtgaaatttttttaccgcatttgtgcagaatttcatgtttttagctaccctgccgaaaataggtacactacCTACAGTTACCCTACtgtacacattttttttttttttggcataaAAGCTAAGCGTAAACAACAATAAACTTCAGCTGTCACAGCATCTGTCACGAACGGCTGGTCAAAGGAATTATGAGCCAACCCGACACACCGTTTATTTCGCCTCAAAACCGTCAATCAAATATGGCCGCTCGTTTCGCCCCAAAGCGGTTTTGATTGTTTCTGAATCAAATAGCAAATTGATCTCAACGCTCTAGTCGCATGATTTTGAGCAACCTTACCTGACGAATGCGAAGAAGTGTTTTAACTCGTGCTTTACTTTAcgtgcaataaattaaaacccTACCAAAGCTAGTCCGTTTTAGCGTGTGTCGCTGCCAGCCGCGCATCTGTCAAAACGTTGATTCGGCTTGCTCTGGAGCAAAGTTTTAACAATTGCCCCGGCTCCACCTTCCCAGCTGCACACAGTCGTTTTACGGCAATACGTCATTCACAGTCTGACTGCTCGTGGTCGCTTGGTGGTTGGTGTTGGTTttaagtattgttttttttaaataaatcgcGACATAGCTTAGTGTAATATCGATGCGATGAGCTACAAGAGCAAGGGCAAGGATCGGGATtacgagagcagcagcagcaaatcgcGCAACAATGCCAGCGGGCTAAGCAAGGGGCGCGACAAAGAGCGTGACAGGAAAAGGTAAGCACGCGGGCAGGGGGATAACAGCGCACTGCCTGCCCCCGCCCCGCGTTACGAGCATGGGTTGGAATGTGGCACACGATTTTAACTCACGCCTTTTTGCGCACAGCGAACGGGAAAGCAAGGAGCGGCATTCGGAGAAGGGCGGCTCGTCCGGTGGGAAGGAGCGGCACCGTAGCCGCAGCCGGGAGCGCAGCAGCGATCGGCGGGACGGCGGCGGACGGCGCAGCAGCAAGGACCGGCACGGGGGCGGGCGCAGGCACAGCCGGACGCGGGACGACAGCCGGGAGCGGGACCACCGGCGGCACCGCGACCATCGGGAGCgccgcagccgcagccgcagcCGGGACCGCAAGCACCgtagcggcggtggtggtggtggcggtggcggcggcggaggtGGTAGCAGCCGGGACGATCGGGACCATCGGCACCGGTCGCGCGAGCACGCGGACGATGGGCGCCGGGCGATGGaaagcagcggcggcggcggcggcctgATGGACAGCCCGGACCGATACGACTACAAGAGCATCGAGTACACGCAGAACGTCATCTCGAACATGCTGATGACGGCGTCCACCGCGAACGATTTTGCTAAATTACTTAACAGTTAtaatcaacagcagcagatacaggcgcagcagcagcaaatccaGACGCAGCAGGCCCTGTTCGAGCAGCATAACGAGAACAGCTGCTCGTCGGTCGGTTCGAAAGGTATGTCGGCGCAAATGCTGGGCGACTTCACAGGTAAATGCGAGCTGTGGTGAGggtggcgggggggggggggtgggttTCATTTTATGTTTAAGTTGGTGAAAAATGGTCGAGCAGTGGAGCGATGCTTTTACGATCAATCTCGCATGACAGCAGCGGCATGGCATGGGAAGCTCGAATGAATCCGTGTTTTAGACGTTTCGAGAAGCTCGAAGCAGTCTCGGGTAACGGCAACATGTTCAAACATGAtatgctgctgcggctgggATCGATCGTAAAAGTGTTCCCTGCTGTCTTTGGGATGAATAGGTAGATTTACCTCTCATGCAGAGCCAAGGTTTACtcaattgaacaattttgtttctatttaaagtgttttttatACTAAGttcttatatatatatatatatatatatatatatatatatatatatatatatatatatatatatatatatatatatatatatatatatatatataaatattttttttagaaaattgtgttgtttatAAGGAAATTCTATAGCAGTATGGGCACCTGAGGAGTGATTTAATAGAATTCAGGCTAACAGATGCTACAATGCAAAGGGAAAGATTGACAAGGTAGTGCACACCAAACATATGGCGAGCAGCATATAAATTGTGCACAGCGGCCTGTGAGCAACCGAGGAGCTTGTTAAAAGTGTTTAAATTAGTTAGTTTTAGATGGTTTATATCCCTCAAGCAGTTTTATTGAAAACCATACTCTGTCCCAGGCATGATAGCAGACAGTTTCGGCAGGCAGTTAGCAGAAACAATAGCAAGTAATTTATAAAAAACCTCCCTTGAATGTGAAAAGGCAGATAGCGTTGTGTGGCTTAAAATTAACACTCCATCGACCCTTCCTCTCGCTTGCTTTCAGGTGACAACGGCAACGGTACGCAGGCGATGTGCaacggcaacagcagcggcggcgaGGGCGGCGATTCCGCCCGCCGGCGCAAGAAAAAGTCGCGCTGGGCCGGTAGCGACCATGACAAAACGTTCATCCCCGGCATGCCGACGGTGCTGCCGTCGACGCTGACGCCCGACCAGCAGGAAGCCTACCTAGGTTGGTACCATCTCTGACACAGaccctgtgtgtgtatgtgttaatCGAGTTTCCTCTTTCTACTTTCAGTGCAACTGCAAATCGAGGAGATCAGCCGCAAGCTGCGCACCGGCGACCTCATGATACCGCAGAATCCGGAGGAAAGGTTAGATTTTGCTCCCGGTGCTTAGTATATTAACCGTGACCGAACCTTATTGCAGCCTCCAGCCATTGGTCTCTTGCCTCTTGCTCCAACGTGTGCCGCTTCGTGGCGCATCGTCCTGCTGGCGGAGTAGCACGATCTACTCCACCCGCTCTTCCCTTCCGCCCCTCTTGCTTTCGATAGGTTTCGTAAAGATTGCGCGAAGCGTGAGCATCGTATCCCCTTTTATTGGCTCAAGCTCGAGTGCATTTGCtaccttcctttttttttgcaaccgGGGGGACAAAATGCACTTCCGAATGGGTCTGTGCTTCGTGTGTTCAAGCCGCCATCAATCCGACAGAATTGAAATGATTTGTATGCTAATTGCTCTGctaattgaaatatttgtcTGAATATTTTCTCGTTTGTCGTTGGTACAGCATAGAGAATGGCTGCGGCGCGTACAATTCACGTGTTTTTTTGACATTCGCGATAATAGCACAGGAAACGTTCCAAACGGCGTAGGAACTATtccgtttttcttctgtttttttaatttaaattaatatgcCCTCTAGCCCACCGGAATCATTCTGTTTTGTGTCTCGTGACGTCAGTTCGTCTCCTGCGGATCGGTGTTCCACCGACCTCCCCGCAGTTCTGTGGAGTGAGACACGTAAGTGGACACGACTTAACGA
The Anopheles arabiensis isolate DONGOLA chromosome X, AaraD3, whole genome shotgun sequence DNA segment above includes these coding regions:
- the LOC120906453 gene encoding longitudinals lacking protein, isoforms H/M/V-like; protein product: MQQVLWKKHFEELYGTVKDILHLHAYEDCTIVCEGELFRAHRFLLASVSPYFHKIFSQNETNTTVVLKDVSPHVMRIIMQFLYYGEATIFDGDLENVVAAAEHLDLIPVVAMLRNLGKEQQQTGHHRSAASYLGYEAIASDQAAAATPPRLSVRSQYMAPHNRKRIAPDSDDEQLPERLSPVELTMAASRDLRDPSGAGAVQTPMSPQRPQATNPPPEQLSPGLQEGQTSHREPDLPLATREATVSPHTTSQSSSVDERDKLWSYYDSVGLKLLNDSAQSTPIADADRRKATAGRAIVGSAGKSAPVTPGEKWYQGKLQFMLSQRGKPLLVHDGHSFGIQYIRKDKKYWQCNLSRKYNCKARVTTTDTGDIIVTNNEHCHTEIRQHLRKDYKTMKLAASLAANRGLSALPLLSPKSLTLANAFLQSTGAVDAASLCHSTSPNASHQSEPAQDSTGSLNLTINNWTIKRETGNYSE